From Camelus bactrianus isolate YW-2024 breed Bactrian camel chromosome 35, ASM4877302v1, whole genome shotgun sequence, a single genomic window includes:
- the ZNF438 gene encoding zinc finger protein 438 isoform X6 yields the protein MKNSLSVPPKDQGEPSTPSGTVQTGKGLQSKSQFRTIAPKIVPKVLPPRVLTCPSPSLPDQASPGPRFSSKPLGMPTQNYALMQVAGQEGTFSLVALPHVASAQPIPKSRLPLPENLKLPIPRYQPPRKSQGARRKPMPSSSESSCSKPPAQTQAPPALPAHPEPPPRPRPPELVLPPDQVLAGVGTAVLTNGDDHRDSRPPGTSAHADPNPPATPASSTPQGPAAKLDLPKTSGKANHAGQKASRKPATVPSEKLKGQASVAKPVTHLSPAVFGNTVQVVSSVSRGKLPILPYSRMKAPEVYKSESAVHTVDISLPGLRAASDKTLGVTEGFCVVPQVADKVPVPPVLKQNHGENAFSLATKPDLSHKTKLNGGAAKRKGRKRKVPDELLTFQGKRRKYVLNKCRDGKERVQADPQEARGPTPGTVRKYRSIMPKPATVPPAPGPPASPVAPVQPPPPSSPARDVLLSNPFSLEQLGSKQADGPSPKPSAAFRRGLSGLKKPWHRCHVCDHHFQFKRHLQEHMNTHTNRRPYSCRFCRKTYMRPGSLSAHVRLRHADSRPRKLMCCELCAKVFGHLRVYFGHLREVHRVVISTEPAPCEPQPGDQSAREPEGPVDRENRPGLEEDLLLDQADEVRLQIRCGRCQIAAPSFAEIKFHLLHVHGEEIQGRLQEGVLPGGRGARDGLRKHAAPSWKPRSERRKMFKHRPSDEELHAFPTLKKQLCLHQQNDVEILTGHEGAPPGPFEPRGDPQSPECPGPPTAPLPAQPGFNCILCAQTLGRKEDLLLHWEQQHNCEDPPQLWTIFHALSNRGVITLSSETEK from the exons GTGAACCAAGCACCCCTTCCGGGACCGTTCAGACTGGGAAAGGTCTGCAGAGTAAGAGTCAGTTTAGAACCATCGCTCCAAAAATCGTGCCCAAAGTCCTGCCACCCCGAGTGCTCACGTGCCCGTCGCCATCCCTCCCTGATCAGGCGAGTCCAGGCCCCCGCTTCAGCTCGAAGCCCCTGGGGATGCCCACCCAGAATTATGCGCTGATGCAGGTTGCTGGCCAGGAGGGGACATTTTCTCTGGTCGCTCTGCCCCACGTTGCCTCTGCTCAGCCCATCCCGAAGTCCAGACTGCCTCTTCCTGAGAACCTAAAGCTGCCTATTCCCCGGTACCAACCCCCAAGAAAGAGCCAAGGAGCGAGAAGAAAGCCTATGCCCAGCTCCTCTGAGAGCAGCTGCAGCAAACCCCCTGCCCAAACCCAAGCCCCCCCCGCCCTGCCTGCCCATCCTGAGCCCCCGCCCAGGCCCCGTCCACCCGAGCTGGTGCTGCCACCAGACCAAGTCCTGGCAGGTGTGGGCACCGCCGTGCTGACCAACGGGGATGACCACAGAGACTCCCGGCCTCCAGGGACCAGTGCCCATGCAGATCCAAACCCTCCTGCCACCCCAGCATCGTCTACACCTCAGGGGCCCGCTGCCAAGCTGGACCTCCCAAAGACGTCAGGGAAAGCAAACCATGCTGGCCAGAAAGCATCCAGGAAACCTGCCACTGTTCCCAGTGAGAAACTTAAAGGACAGGCCAGTGTTGCCAAACCCGTGACCCATTTGTCACCAGCTGTATTTGGCAACACGGTTCAAGTGGTCTCTTCTGTCTCTAGAGGTAAACTGCCCATCCTCCCTTACTCAAGAATGAAAGCACCAGAGGTTTACAAGAGTGAATCGGCCGTTCACACTGTGGATATTTCTTTACCTGGGCTCCGGGCAGCCAGTGACAAGACCTTGGGGGTCACAGAAGGCTTCTGTGTGGTGCCACAGGTGGCCGACAAGGTCCCTGTCCCACCGGTGTTGAAGCAGAACCATGGTGAAAATGCCTTCAGTCTGGCCACCAAACCCGATCTCagccacaaaacaaaactgaacggTGGGGCAGcaaagagaaaaggcaggaaacGAAAGGTACCAGATGAGCTTTTGACATTTCAGGGCAAAAGAAGGAAATATGTCTTGAATAAGTGTAGAGATGGCAAAGAAAGGGTCCAGGCCGATCCGCAGGAAGCCAGAGGCCCGACGCCTGGGACTGTGAGAAAGTACCGGAGCATCATGCCCAAACCTGCCACTGTCCCACCGGCTCCGGGCCCCCCGGCCTCTCCCGTGGCCCCAGTCCAGCCCCCGCCACCCAGCAGCCCAGCGCGGGATGTGCTGCTGAGTAATCCTTTCTCCCTGGAACAGCTGGGCTCTAAGCAGGCCGACGGCCCTTCCCCTAAGCCCAGCGCTGCCTTCAGACGCGGGCTCTCCGGCCTTAAGAAGCCTTGGCACCGATGTCACGTGTGTGATCACCACTTCCAGTTCAAACGGCACCTCCAGGagcacatgaacacacacaccaACAGGCGGCCCTACAGCTGCCGGTTCTGCCGCAAGACGTACATGCGGCCAGGCAGCCTGAGCGCCCACGTGCGGCTCCGGCACGCGGACAGCCGGCCCCGGAAGCTCATGTGCTGTGAGCTGTGTGCCAAAGTGTTCGGCCACTTGCGAGTCTACTTTGGCCACCTGAGAGAGGTTCACAGAGTCGTCATCAGCACCGAGCCCGCCCCCTGCGAACCGCAGCCCGGAGACCAGAGTGCCAGGGAGCCGGAGGGGCCAGTGGACAG GGAGAACAGGCCCGGCCTTGAAGAAGACCTCCTTCTGGACCAGGCCGACGAAGTCAGATTACAGATCAGATGCGGCCGCTGCCAGATCGCTGCCCCGTCTTTTGCTGAAATCAAATTTCACTTACTCCACGTCCACGGAGAGGAGATTCAGGGCAGGCTGCAGGAGGGGGTCCTCCCCGGAGGCAGAGGCGCTCGGGATGGACTGCGGAAACACGCTGCTCCTTCCTGGAAACCGCGGTCCGAGAGAAGAAAGATGTTTAAGCATCGTCCCTCTGATGAGGAGCTCCACGCATTCCCCACGTTGAAAAAGCAGCTCTGCCTCCATCAGCAGAATGACGTGGAAATCCTCACAGGGCACGAAGGAGCCCCGCCAGGACCCTTTGAGCCCAGAGGAGACCCCCAGAGCCCCGAGTGTCCCGGGCCCCCTACTgcccccctcccagcccagccggGCTTTAACTGCATCCTTTGTGCACAGAcgctgggaaggaaggaggaccTGCTCCTGCACTGGGAACAGCAGCACAACTGTGAGGACCCTCCCCAGCTCTGGACCATTTTCCACGCGCTCTCCAACCGGGGAGTCATCACACTTTCCAGCGAAACCGAAAAATGA
- the ZNF438 gene encoding zinc finger protein 438 isoform X3, with protein MGKASEKEADVIPSAGTFPEREVIIQVRYFRMKNSLSVPPKDQGEPSTPSGTVQTGKGLQSKSQFRTIAPKIVPKVLPPRVLTCPSPSLPDQASPGPRFSSKPLGMPTQNYALMQVAGQEGTFSLVALPHVASAQPIPKSRLPLPENLKLPIPRYQPPRKSQGARRKPMPSSSESSCSKPPAQTQAPPALPAHPEPPPRPRPPELVLPPDQVLAGVGTAVLTNGDDHRDSRPPGTSAHADPNPPATPASSTPQGPAAKLDLPKTSGKANHAGQKASRKPATVPSEKLKGQASVAKPVTHLSPAVFGNTVQVVSSVSRGKLPILPYSRMKAPEVYKSESAVHTVDISLPGLRAASDKTLGVTEGFCVVPQVADKVPVPPVLKQNHGENAFSLATKPDLSHKTKLNGGAAKRKGRKRKVPDELLTFQGKRRKYVLNKCRDGKERVQADPQEARGPTPGTVRKYRSIMPKPATVPPAPGPPASPVAPVQPPPPSSPARDVLLSNPFSLEQLGSKQADGPSPKPSAAFRRGLSGLKKPWHRCHVCDHHFQFKRHLQEHMNTHTNRRPYSCRFCRKTYMRPGSLSAHVRLRHADSRPRKLMCCELCAKVFGHLRVYFGHLREVHRVVISTEPAPCEPQPGDQSAREPEGPVDRENRPGLEEDLLLDQADEVRLQIRCGRCQIAAPSFAEIKFHLLHVHGEEIQGRLQEGVLPGGRGARDGLRKHAAPSWKPRSERRKMFKHRPSDEELHAFPTLKKQLCLHQQNDVEILTGHEGAPPGPFEPRGDPQSPECPGPPTAPLPAQPGFNCILCAQTLGRKEDLLLHWEQQHNCEDPPQLWTIFHALSNRGVITLSSETEK; from the exons GTGAACCAAGCACCCCTTCCGGGACCGTTCAGACTGGGAAAGGTCTGCAGAGTAAGAGTCAGTTTAGAACCATCGCTCCAAAAATCGTGCCCAAAGTCCTGCCACCCCGAGTGCTCACGTGCCCGTCGCCATCCCTCCCTGATCAGGCGAGTCCAGGCCCCCGCTTCAGCTCGAAGCCCCTGGGGATGCCCACCCAGAATTATGCGCTGATGCAGGTTGCTGGCCAGGAGGGGACATTTTCTCTGGTCGCTCTGCCCCACGTTGCCTCTGCTCAGCCCATCCCGAAGTCCAGACTGCCTCTTCCTGAGAACCTAAAGCTGCCTATTCCCCGGTACCAACCCCCAAGAAAGAGCCAAGGAGCGAGAAGAAAGCCTATGCCCAGCTCCTCTGAGAGCAGCTGCAGCAAACCCCCTGCCCAAACCCAAGCCCCCCCCGCCCTGCCTGCCCATCCTGAGCCCCCGCCCAGGCCCCGTCCACCCGAGCTGGTGCTGCCACCAGACCAAGTCCTGGCAGGTGTGGGCACCGCCGTGCTGACCAACGGGGATGACCACAGAGACTCCCGGCCTCCAGGGACCAGTGCCCATGCAGATCCAAACCCTCCTGCCACCCCAGCATCGTCTACACCTCAGGGGCCCGCTGCCAAGCTGGACCTCCCAAAGACGTCAGGGAAAGCAAACCATGCTGGCCAGAAAGCATCCAGGAAACCTGCCACTGTTCCCAGTGAGAAACTTAAAGGACAGGCCAGTGTTGCCAAACCCGTGACCCATTTGTCACCAGCTGTATTTGGCAACACGGTTCAAGTGGTCTCTTCTGTCTCTAGAGGTAAACTGCCCATCCTCCCTTACTCAAGAATGAAAGCACCAGAGGTTTACAAGAGTGAATCGGCCGTTCACACTGTGGATATTTCTTTACCTGGGCTCCGGGCAGCCAGTGACAAGACCTTGGGGGTCACAGAAGGCTTCTGTGTGGTGCCACAGGTGGCCGACAAGGTCCCTGTCCCACCGGTGTTGAAGCAGAACCATGGTGAAAATGCCTTCAGTCTGGCCACCAAACCCGATCTCagccacaaaacaaaactgaacggTGGGGCAGcaaagagaaaaggcaggaaacGAAAGGTACCAGATGAGCTTTTGACATTTCAGGGCAAAAGAAGGAAATATGTCTTGAATAAGTGTAGAGATGGCAAAGAAAGGGTCCAGGCCGATCCGCAGGAAGCCAGAGGCCCGACGCCTGGGACTGTGAGAAAGTACCGGAGCATCATGCCCAAACCTGCCACTGTCCCACCGGCTCCGGGCCCCCCGGCCTCTCCCGTGGCCCCAGTCCAGCCCCCGCCACCCAGCAGCCCAGCGCGGGATGTGCTGCTGAGTAATCCTTTCTCCCTGGAACAGCTGGGCTCTAAGCAGGCCGACGGCCCTTCCCCTAAGCCCAGCGCTGCCTTCAGACGCGGGCTCTCCGGCCTTAAGAAGCCTTGGCACCGATGTCACGTGTGTGATCACCACTTCCAGTTCAAACGGCACCTCCAGGagcacatgaacacacacaccaACAGGCGGCCCTACAGCTGCCGGTTCTGCCGCAAGACGTACATGCGGCCAGGCAGCCTGAGCGCCCACGTGCGGCTCCGGCACGCGGACAGCCGGCCCCGGAAGCTCATGTGCTGTGAGCTGTGTGCCAAAGTGTTCGGCCACTTGCGAGTCTACTTTGGCCACCTGAGAGAGGTTCACAGAGTCGTCATCAGCACCGAGCCCGCCCCCTGCGAACCGCAGCCCGGAGACCAGAGTGCCAGGGAGCCGGAGGGGCCAGTGGACAG GGAGAACAGGCCCGGCCTTGAAGAAGACCTCCTTCTGGACCAGGCCGACGAAGTCAGATTACAGATCAGATGCGGCCGCTGCCAGATCGCTGCCCCGTCTTTTGCTGAAATCAAATTTCACTTACTCCACGTCCACGGAGAGGAGATTCAGGGCAGGCTGCAGGAGGGGGTCCTCCCCGGAGGCAGAGGCGCTCGGGATGGACTGCGGAAACACGCTGCTCCTTCCTGGAAACCGCGGTCCGAGAGAAGAAAGATGTTTAAGCATCGTCCCTCTGATGAGGAGCTCCACGCATTCCCCACGTTGAAAAAGCAGCTCTGCCTCCATCAGCAGAATGACGTGGAAATCCTCACAGGGCACGAAGGAGCCCCGCCAGGACCCTTTGAGCCCAGAGGAGACCCCCAGAGCCCCGAGTGTCCCGGGCCCCCTACTgcccccctcccagcccagccggGCTTTAACTGCATCCTTTGTGCACAGAcgctgggaaggaaggaggaccTGCTCCTGCACTGGGAACAGCAGCACAACTGTGAGGACCCTCCCCAGCTCTGGACCATTTTCCACGCGCTCTCCAACCGGGGAGTCATCACACTTTCCAGCGAAACCGAAAAATGA